A genomic region of Thermodesulfovibrio aggregans contains the following coding sequences:
- the eno gene encoding phosphopyruvate hydratase — protein sequence MGEIIDIIAREVLDSRGNPTVQVDVYLDSGVIATATVPSGASTGTREALELRDGDKKRYLGKGVKKAVENITNEIAPNIVGMESLDQEGIDKFLIELDGTENKSRLGANAILAVSMAVCKASAEELGVPLYRYIGGTSAKVLPIPMMNIINGGVHADNNLDIQEFMIVPAGFTKFSQALRAGAEVFHTLKAILKKRGLNTAVGDEGGFAPMLSSNEEAIKLIIEAIKEAGYEPGKDIYIALDVAASELFSDGFYTVESRKLSSKDLVEYYESLIEKYPLISIEDGMSEADREGWELLSERLKNRIQLVADDLVVTNPKIIKEAMKRGIANSILIKLNQIGTVSETLEAIELTKTNKYTAVVSHRSGETEDTTIADLSVACNTGFIKTGSLSRGERIAKYNRLLQIEEELGNIAQFKGLSAFYNLGF from the coding sequence ATGGGAGAAATTATTGACATAATTGCAAGAGAAGTTCTTGATTCAAGAGGAAATCCAACAGTTCAGGTAGATGTCTATCTTGACAGCGGAGTGATAGCAACAGCAACAGTTCCCTCTGGAGCATCTACTGGAACAAGAGAAGCTCTTGAATTAAGAGATGGTGATAAAAAAAGGTATTTGGGTAAAGGAGTCAAAAAAGCAGTTGAAAATATAACAAATGAAATTGCCCCAAACATTGTTGGAATGGAATCATTAGATCAGGAAGGCATTGATAAATTTCTAATAGAGCTTGATGGAACAGAAAACAAAAGCAGACTTGGTGCCAATGCAATTTTGGCAGTTTCAATGGCTGTTTGTAAGGCTTCTGCAGAGGAACTCGGAGTCCCACTTTATAGATACATCGGTGGAACCAGCGCTAAAGTTTTACCAATTCCAATGATGAACATAATAAATGGTGGAGTTCATGCAGACAACAACCTTGATATACAGGAGTTTATGATTGTTCCTGCAGGCTTTACAAAGTTTTCTCAGGCTTTAAGAGCTGGAGCTGAAGTCTTCCACACATTAAAGGCAATTCTTAAAAAGAGAGGATTAAACACAGCAGTTGGTGATGAAGGCGGATTTGCTCCTATGCTTAGCAGTAATGAAGAAGCAATTAAATTGATTATTGAAGCAATAAAAGAAGCTGGATATGAACCTGGAAAAGATATCTACATAGCGCTGGATGTAGCAGCATCAGAACTCTTCAGTGACGGATTTTATACAGTTGAAAGTAGAAAACTCAGCTCAAAGGATCTGGTTGAATATTACGAATCTTTGATTGAAAAGTATCCTCTAATATCAATAGAAGATGGAATGAGCGAAGCTGACCGGGAAGGATGGGAACTGCTAAGTGAAAGACTTAAAAATAGAATTCAACTTGTAGCAGATGACCTTGTTGTTACAAATCCGAAAATAATCAAAGAAGCAATGAAAAGAGGAATTGCCAACTCAATTTTGATTAAGCTTAATCAGATTGGTACAGTTTCTGAAACACTTGAGGCAATTGAGCTTACAAAAACAAATAAATATACAGCAGTTGTATCTCATCGCTCAGGTGAAACAGAGGATACAACAATCGCAGACCTTTCAGTTGCATGTAATACAGGATTTATAAAAACTGGTTCCCTTTCAAGAGGTGAAAGAATTGCAAAGTATAACAGACTTTTACAGATAGAGGAAGAACTTGGTAATATAGCTCAATTCAAAGGTCTTTCAGCCTTTTATAATCTGGGCTTTTAA
- a CDS encoding FtsB family cell division protein, giving the protein MKRRFLKEQLLREKKRNDRIFLFFFLVIILFLAYSFFFGDMGYLKYLELKKNEQKLMKDINQILMENNALKNEIELLKKDPSYMEKYAREKFGLVKPGEMVFQFQKEEK; this is encoded by the coding sequence ATGAAAAGGCGGTTTCTCAAAGAACAACTCTTAAGGGAAAAAAAACGAAATGACCGAATATTTCTTTTTTTCTTTTTAGTGATTATTCTATTTCTTGCTTACAGTTTTTTCTTTGGAGACATGGGTTATTTAAAGTATCTTGAACTGAAAAAAAATGAGCAAAAACTTATGAAAGATATTAACCAGATCTTAATGGAAAATAATGCTTTAAAAAATGAGATAGAGCTTTTAAAAAAAGACCCTTCTTACATGGAAAAATATGCCAGAGAAAAATTTGGACTTGTTAAACCGGGAGAAATGGTTTTTCAGTTTCAAAAAGAAGAAAAATGA
- a CDS encoding DUF401 family protein has translation MIDIIKVSFIFLFILFLLRKKISVGYALLAGSLIFLIFYSFNFKNLAATLLKSLTSNTSINLFFSLTLIKSFEYALRKTGLMQKMTEATQTLLNNRKLSILSMPLIIGMLPSLGGAYLSAPMVDSATKNLNMSKEEKAFINYWYRHPWELILPLYPGIVLASAVSDVPLRKLILLNLPVAVILFITGLFLSMRGVERDKKINKTVSYMGLMSFIPIVMVLLPVIFFKIDLYITLAANILILCIYYRKSLKETISIIRHGFTADVFVLVAGVIVFKEMLQLSGAVEGITQAITQSQIPYLVVFIALPMFIGVITGLSIGFVGSTFPLLIHLKQTLPYEISIAFVSGYIGVLLSPLHLCLILTRQYFNADMIGIYRKIVPGCLAIMITALIEFVILRYYS, from the coding sequence ATGATTGATATAATCAAAGTCTCCTTTATCTTTCTCTTTATACTATTCTTACTTCGCAAAAAAATAAGTGTTGGATATGCCCTTTTAGCTGGTTCTTTGATATTTTTAATTTTTTACTCCTTTAATTTTAAAAACTTAGCAGCTACACTTCTTAAAAGTCTTACATCCAACACTTCAATAAATTTATTTTTCTCCCTTACTTTAATCAAATCCTTTGAGTACGCTCTAAGAAAAACCGGATTAATGCAGAAGATGACAGAAGCCACGCAAACTTTGCTCAATAACAGGAAACTTTCAATACTCTCAATGCCTCTTATAATTGGAATGTTACCATCTCTTGGAGGAGCCTATCTTTCAGCTCCAATGGTTGATTCAGCTACAAAAAATCTCAACATGTCAAAAGAAGAAAAGGCGTTTATAAACTACTGGTATAGACATCCATGGGAACTAATTCTGCCCCTTTATCCCGGCATAGTTCTCGCTTCTGCAGTTTCAGATGTGCCTTTAAGAAAACTGATACTTCTTAATCTTCCAGTGGCAGTGATACTTTTTATTACAGGTTTATTTTTAAGTATGCGTGGTGTTGAAAGGGACAAAAAAATTAATAAAACTGTCTCTTATATGGGTTTAATGAGTTTTATTCCGATAGTTATGGTTCTTTTGCCTGTGATATTTTTTAAAATTGACCTTTACATTACACTTGCGGCAAACATTTTGATATTGTGTATTTATTACAGAAAATCTCTTAAAGAGACCATATCAATCATAAGGCATGGATTTACTGCTGATGTTTTTGTCCTTGTAGCTGGAGTGATTGTGTTCAAAGAAATGCTTCAGTTATCAGGTGCTGTAGAGGGAATAACACAAGCAATAACTCAATCACAAATTCCATATCTTGTTGTTTTTATAGCACTTCCAATGTTTATCGGAGTTATTACAGGACTGAGTATAGGATTTGTAGGAAGCACATTTCCACTACTAATACATCTGAAACAGACGTTACCTTATGAGATTTCCATAGCCTTTGTGTCTGGCTATATTGGAGTGCTTCTTTCTCCACTTCATCTATGCTTGATTCTTACAAGACAATACTTTAATGCAGATATGATAGGAATTTACAGAAAAATTGTTCCCGGTTGCCTTGCAATAATGATTACTGCATTGATTGAATTTGTTATTTTGAGATATTATAGTTAA
- a CDS encoding glycoside hydrolase family 57 protein has translation MSISLAILWHMHQPYYYDPLKNKFMLPWVRLHATKDYLDMVLILKKFPEVKVNFNIVPSLLKQLKEYENGATDIFFEYSIIPAEELNEEQRAFLVENFFLANWKTMIEPFPRYKELLEKRGKIYGDPVKLSKKFTAQELRDLQVLFNLVWMDPLHREADPFLRELQKKGTNFTEEEKRLLLEKHIEIVRQIIPAYKQMALSGQIEISVSPFYHPILPLIYDNYKAKECMPEAKLPQYQFKAPEDAEIQIKKAITYFEGIFGFKPQGMWPSEGSVSEEVIKLIADAGIKWIATDEEILSKSINENLRSADKLINPSILYQPYEFAGVKIFFRDRILSDLIGFVYSNWQPQRAVEDFLKRICDSTTSGIVSVILDGENAWEYYDNDGKDFLEKLYANLQKSKDIRTVTFSEYLQEKSYSNPLKRVFPGSWIGANFSIWIGHEEDNLSWDYLYKVRQDLVSHQKENPHKDLSQAWEELYISEGSDWNWWYGDEHYTETKDVFDEIYRHHLMSVYLNIGKEPPSFLHVPISKKMKEIKPEVEPKGFIYPKIEGKITGYFEWLEAGKFNLQRMGGSMHKTESLFSYLYYGFNRQSLFLRLDPKFPIKDFKDLKIQIQIIEPVKVKIVFDLLDKGLAQVFIQENETWIRKDEIETVALDEIFEIELPFDVIEIKQEENICLFIEVFKNSYLIDRAPIVGFIKIHIPPPDFDKLIWL, from the coding sequence ATGAGCATTAGTCTGGCAATTCTCTGGCATATGCATCAGCCTTACTACTATGATCCCCTAAAAAATAAATTCATGCTTCCATGGGTTAGACTTCATGCAACAAAAGACTATCTTGATATGGTTCTTATTTTGAAAAAATTTCCAGAAGTAAAAGTAAATTTTAATATTGTTCCTTCGCTTTTAAAACAACTCAAAGAATATGAAAATGGTGCAACTGATATTTTTTTTGAATACTCAATTATTCCTGCAGAAGAGCTGAATGAAGAACAAAGAGCTTTTTTAGTTGAAAACTTCTTTCTTGCTAACTGGAAAACAATGATAGAGCCATTTCCGAGGTATAAAGAATTACTTGAAAAAAGAGGTAAAATTTATGGAGATCCAGTTAAACTCTCAAAAAAATTTACTGCACAGGAATTAAGAGACCTTCAGGTTCTCTTTAATCTTGTCTGGATGGATCCTCTTCACAGAGAGGCTGATCCATTTCTGAGGGAATTACAAAAAAAAGGAACTAATTTTACAGAAGAGGAAAAAAGACTGCTTCTTGAAAAACATATTGAAATTGTCAGGCAGATTATTCCTGCCTATAAACAAATGGCTCTTTCAGGTCAGATTGAAATCTCTGTATCTCCTTTTTACCATCCTATTCTTCCTCTTATTTATGACAACTACAAAGCAAAAGAATGTATGCCAGAGGCAAAACTTCCACAATATCAATTTAAAGCACCAGAAGATGCAGAAATTCAAATAAAAAAAGCCATTACCTATTTTGAAGGAATATTTGGTTTTAAGCCTCAAGGGATGTGGCCCTCTGAAGGTTCTGTAAGTGAAGAAGTTATAAAACTGATAGCAGATGCTGGAATCAAATGGATAGCAACAGATGAGGAAATTTTAAGTAAATCAATAAATGAAAATCTAAGAAGTGCTGATAAATTAATCAATCCTTCAATTCTATACCAGCCATATGAGTTTGCAGGAGTTAAAATTTTTTTCAGGGACCGAATACTTTCAGATTTGATAGGATTTGTCTATTCAAACTGGCAACCACAAAGAGCAGTAGAAGATTTTTTAAAGAGGATTTGCGATTCAACAACTTCTGGTATAGTCTCTGTAATTCTTGATGGAGAAAATGCATGGGAATATTATGACAATGACGGAAAAGATTTTCTTGAAAAACTATATGCAAATTTGCAAAAAAGTAAAGATATAAGAACTGTGACTTTTTCAGAGTATCTCCAGGAAAAATCTTATTCAAATCCCTTAAAGAGAGTTTTTCCAGGCTCATGGATTGGTGCAAATTTTTCAATCTGGATCGGACACGAAGAAGATAATCTTTCCTGGGATTATCTTTATAAAGTGAGACAGGATCTTGTTTCACATCAAAAAGAAAATCCTCACAAGGATCTCTCTCAGGCATGGGAGGAACTATATATTTCAGAAGGAAGTGATTGGAACTGGTGGTACGGAGATGAGCATTATACCGAAACAAAGGATGTTTTTGATGAAATATATCGGCATCATTTAATGAGTGTGTATTTAAATATTGGGAAGGAACCTCCTTCCTTTCTTCATGTACCTATTAGTAAAAAAATGAAAGAGATTAAACCAGAAGTTGAGCCAAAAGGTTTTATATATCCTAAAATTGAAGGGAAAATAACTGGATATTTTGAATGGCTTGAGGCAGGAAAATTTAATCTGCAAAGAATGGGTGGAAGCATGCATAAAACAGAAAGCCTTTTTTCTTATCTTTACTATGGATTTAACAGACAAAGTCTCTTTCTCAGGCTAGATCCAAAATTTCCAATTAAAGATTTTAAAGATTTAAAAATACAGATTCAAATCATTGAGCCAGTAAAAGTAAAAATAGTTTTTGATCTCCTTGATAAAGGATTAGCTCAAGTTTTTATCCAGGAAAACGAAACATGGATAAGAAAAGACGAAATAGAAACTGTTGCTTTAGACGAGATATTTGAAATAGAACTGCCCTTTGATGTCATAGAAATAAAACAGGAAGAAAATATCTGCCTATTTATTGAAGTTTTTAAAAACAGTTACCTAATTGATCGAGCTCCAATCGTTGGTTTTATAAAAATCCATATTCCCCCACCAGATTTTGATAAATTAATCTGGCTTTAA